The genomic interval GCTTAGTTACAATGATTTGCCATACCGTTTGAAGCATTGTTTCTTATATTGTTGCCTCTTTCCAGAAGACCATTTGATAGGAAGATACAGGCTTGTGAGATTGTGGATAGCTGAAGGTTTTATTGAACATGTCAGTGGCGTCACACTAGAAGACCTTGCAGAGAGGTACCTTATAGAGCTAACTTTTCGCAGCATGTTGCAATTTGTGAAGAAGGATTCTCAATCTAGAATCCCAGAACAATGCATAATGCATGATCTCATGCGGGAGATTGCTCTCTCAACTTCAGAAAGAGAAAAATTTGGTGTCGTATCTGATAGGAGAGGAGTAGTAAAAGAAACTAGAGTTCGTCGTTTGGCGATTCATACAACCGAAGGAGAAATTGAATCATGCCCAGGTATGTTGCAGCTTCGTTCATTACTTGTGTTTCCTTCTGGCTCAAGTTCTCCATTGTTAACAAATACATGGTCTTCTGGGTTCTACTTGTTGAGAGTTCTAGATTTGGAATATGTGCCAATTGAAAAGCTTCCAGACAATCTAGTGTACTTGTTCAATTTAAGATATTTGAATCTTAGAGGAACTCGGATTAAAAGGCTTCCAAAATACATTGGAAGGCTCCACAACCTCCAAACCTTGGACATCAGTGATACAAGCGTAAAGATACTCCCTAGTGGAAGTTCAAAGTTGATAAACCTGCGCCATCTGTATATGGGACATTTCAATGCGACTGGATTTGAAACCTTCATATGTGCTAATGGGATTAGAGCATCATCACATATATCCATGTTCAAGAAATTGCaagatttattttttgttcggTCAGATAAGAACATGATCAGACTTCTGAGAGATATGACCCAAATTAGGATGCTTGGCATTACAAACATAAAGGAAAGTGATGAAATGGAGCTCTGTGCCTCAATTCAGAAGCTGAAGATCCTGGTCTGGTTGAACTTATCAGTAAGTAATAGTTCGGAGGGATTTCTTCGAATTGATGCACTTGTTTCACCTCCTCCATATCTTGAGTCCCTTATGTTACGTGGTAAACTGAAAATGGTACCATGTTGGTTTTGTTCATTAGAGTGCCTCACACATATAGATCTGCGTTGGTGTAGACTTGAAGAAGATTTACTGCCTCACATTGAGGCGCTTCCCTGTCTGGAACGTATTCTCCTTGATAATGCTTATGTTGGGAAAGAGATGAGTTTCAGTAGAGGCTTTGCAAAGCTCACACATTTGGAGTTGTTCAATTTCCGAGTACTTAATACATTAAGTATAGGAAAAGGGGTGATGCCAAATCTCCAATACCTGGGGCTTCGAAGCTGCAAGAAACTGAAGACATTGCCGCATGGTCTTGAATACCTAGCTCATCTCGAAAAATTGTATATGGAGTGTGTTACAAGGAAACTTGTAGAGTCTATACGAGAAGGAGGTGTGGATCGTCCAAAGGTGCAACACATCCGCATAATTGACCATCATTACAAAACAACTTCTGGGCTGTCCTATGAGAGCTTATCCTAGCTTCTGTCCTCTTTAAAAGGTATGCAACTTTTTCCATTTTCTTGgatttgtagaacgagaatctgaaaacaaacgagaatgcagacacgtgtacaaataaaaatgtgatttatttataatcaagcgcggggttacaatctttgtaaactcctctgattctatctccgtatgtgactTGGCTCAAAGGTGatgtgcacttgatcttggatttggatttgataaaGAACGAACAATTTGGTagtttgatgattcttcgtggacttgagttcggatttggacttgatgaagaacgatcgatttggcagcttgatgattcttcgtggacttgag from Argentina anserina chromosome 2, drPotAnse1.1, whole genome shotgun sequence carries:
- the LOC126783081 gene encoding disease resistance protein RPM1-like — protein: MASAATEFLIGKIGEALEKEASSIAGVRDQVDEIKQELVSMKSFLEDAEGKKIDTEGEKEWVASIRNSVYDVEDIIDEFMYRMHELRNGGRLARLLCKTTLIPKNWYRSRFARWLRKTIHIPTRLQCRGRFVRWLRKCIQIPEYLWYRHQIAKKLQKITKTIREIPERKKRYGIIRVEGTGSNNICNRVQNQAESSLFVTEDELVGFEDKKNLLIGWLLNEVKHQIVVSVVGMGGSGKTTLVAKIFTDDAVKNHFECYAWITVSQSYVIEDLFRSLIKGFHQSRKEKVPGKLSSMSYRELLEILVNYLRFKRYVIVLDDVWNIQLLREIRVSLQDRQLGSRILLTTRKDDVAFHSFGVEILVHRIQPLENNESWELFSRKAFLTYHNKCCPAELKSLACELVAKCKGLPLAIVTLGGLMSSKKSSAEWREVCNNLNWHLTNDHSLEPVKSILLLSYNDLPYRLKHCFLYCCLFPEDHLIGRYRLVRLWIAEGFIEHVSGVTLEDLAERYLIELTFRSMLQFVKKDSQSRIPEQCIMHDLMREIALSTSEREKFGVVSDRRGVVKETRVRRLAIHTTEGEIESCPGMLQLRSLLVFPSGSSSPLLTNTWSSGFYLLRVLDLEYVPIEKLPDNLVYLFNLRYLNLRGTRIKRLPKYIGRLHNLQTLDISDTSVKILPSGSSKLINLRHLYMGHFNATGFETFICANGIRASSHISMFKKLQDLFFVRSDKNMIRLLRDMTQIRMLGITNIKESDEMELCASIQKLKILVWLNLSVSNSSEGFLRIDALVSPPPYLESLMLRGKLKMVPCWFCSLECLTHIDLRWCRLEEDLLPHIEALPCLERILLDNAYVGKEMSFSRGFAKLTHLELFNFRVLNTLSIGKGVMPNLQYLGLRSCKKLKTLPHGLEYLAHLEKLYMECVTRKLVESIREGGVDRPKVQHIRIIDHHYKTTSGLSYESLS